GTTTTGTCTTAATATCATTCTAATTTGTCTTTTTACTTTATTTCTAACTACAGCATTACCTATTTTTTTCCCAACACTAATACCATACCTTAGATATGATTGATCGTTATCTTTATAGTAAATAACAAAACAAAAATTCTTAACAGTTTTTTTGTAATTAATTATTTCTTGAAACTCAAAATTTTTCTTAATTACTC
This genomic window from Mycoplasma mycoides subsp. capri contains:
- the rnpA gene encoding ribonuclease P protein component, translating into MKNKRVIKKNFEFQEIINYKKTVKNFCFVIYYKDNDQSYLRYGISVGKKIGNAVVRNKVKRQIRMILRQNINEVGTISKDVIILVRKSVLELKYATLSKSLIKLIKEIK